Proteins encoded within one genomic window of Triticum aestivum cultivar Chinese Spring chromosome 2D, IWGSC CS RefSeq v2.1, whole genome shotgun sequence:
- the LOC123053347 gene encoding kinesin-like protein KIN-7E, chloroplastic isoform X1, with protein sequence MSSSSKSTRSSISPFRSRRSSAVAAPAAPPATRTSSGGRASTPASSARPTTPSSSSGGRPTTPSAAFARPATPTSARPTTPSSTASARPTTPSSVSSRATGRAPSAAAVDASNAKENIMVTVRFRPLSPREINKGDEVAWYADGDNMVRNEYNPSIAYAFDKVFGPATTTRRVYDVAAQHVVSGAMEGINGTVFAYGVTSSGKTHTMHGEQKSPGIIPLAVKDVFSIIQDTPGREFLLRVSYLEIYNEVINDLLDPTGQNLRIREDAQGTYVEGIKEEVVLSPAHALSLIASGEEHRHVGSNNFNLVSSRSHTIFTLTIESSPSGETEEEEVRLCQLNLIDLAGSESSKTETTGLRRKEGSYINKSLLTLGTVIAKLTDGKATHIPYRDSKLTRLLQYSLSGHGRISLICTVTPASSNTEETHNTLKFAHRSKHVELKASQNKIIDEKSLIKKYQKEITCLKEELQQLRRGMMGNGYILPTDQEDLVNLKLQLEAGQVKLQSRLEQEEEAKAALMGRIQRLTKLILVSTKSSISSKVSGQASLRRRHSFGEDELAYLPDRKREYSIEDDDISLDSEFSIEAKLDSNNSDEPARFDRRNRKRGMLGWFKLKKSEQLSGLSPSADSDSTASGSPSFSRSSQQKHLLLDLKDGRRKSVTRKADDSALGDSFLERTQAGDLFSAAPIVRHPLPSGTTIVDQIDLLQEQVKMLAGEVAFSTSSLKRLLEQAANSPDDSQFQDQIERLKNEISEKKSHIHVLEQRIMQSLETTDDPAIRTEMTQTFSRLSTQLSEMTCELEIMSADNKILQDQLQTKVSENAELQETVAQLKRQISNLLKASKSENNVADTQFSEPSTSRSYPKDQADEFSSHENIPSRTAEENKVSPLKSQVLMQAAEIENLKQDKLRLTEEKDGLEIQSQKLAEESYYAKELAAAAAVELKNLAEEVTRLSYENAKLAADFTAAKELTASVTRGNDTKRRDQDNGILVEEMQKELVASCQREAALEDTLSQKARRENELLKIIDDAKCHEHDLENELENMWALVSKIKKESSQDDLFEFKSKQNGFHSSKTDTGRILSDMEASDNWKWDGISTLEEAKAAYNFERRRCKELENAMSRLKGEDIRGLEVKVLEELQNFHVEALSRICQEKMAKQVL encoded by the exons ATGTCGTCGTCGTCGAAATCGACGCGCTCCAGCATTTCCCCTTTCCGATCCCGCCGCTCGTCCGCGGTGGCGGCGCCCGCGGCGCCTCCAGCGACGAGGACCTCGTCGGGAGGCCGCGcgtccaccccagcctcctccgcgcGGCCCACCACCCCGTCGTCTTCCTCCGGTGGCCGCCCCACCACTCCCTCCGCCGCCTTCGCGCGCCCCGCCACCCCTACCTCCGCGCGGCCCACCACGCCTTCCTCTACCGCCTCCGCGCGGCCAACCACGCCTTCGTCGGTTTCCTCGCGAGCGACCGGGAGGGCGCCGTCCGccgcggcggtggacgcgtccaaTGCCAAAGAGAACATCATGGTCACCGTCCGCTTCCGCCCCCTCAG TCCTAGAGAGATCAACAAGGGGGACGAGGTGGCTTGGTATGCTGATGGTGACAACATGGTGCGTAATGAGTACAACCCGAGTATCGCCTATGCTTTTG ATAAAGTTTTTGGTCCAGCTACTACAACTCGCCGTGTATATGATGTTGCTGCTCAGCATGTTGTAAGTGGTGCCATGGAAGGAATCAATG GAACTGTTTTTGCATATGGTGTCACTAGTAGCGGGAAAACTCATACAATGCAT GGAGAGCAAAAATCGCCTGGAATTATCCCATTGGCAGTGAAGGATGTGTTCAGCATTATTCAAGAT ACACCTGGACGAGAGTTTCTTCTGCGAGTGTCATATCTCGAAATTTACAATGAG GTTATAAATGATTTACTTGATCCGACAGGACAGAATCTCAGAATTCGAGAAGATGCACAG GGAACCTATGTGGAAGGGATTAAAGAAGAGGTCGTTTTATCACCTGCACACGCACTCTCTCTGATAGCATCTGGAGAAG AGCACAGACATGTTGGATCCAACAACTTCAATCTTGTCAGTAGTCGGAGCCATACTATCTTCACATTG ACCATTGAGAGCAGCCCCTCTGGTGAAACTGAAGAGGAAGAAGTCAGATTGTGCCAATTG AACTTAATTGATCTGGCTGGCTCTGAGAGTTCCAAGACTGAAACAACTGGATTACGTCGTAAAGAAGGTTCATACATAAACAAAAGCCTGCTCACTCTTGGAACT GTTATTGCTAAACTTACAGATGGTAAGGCCACCCATATTCCCTATAGAGATTCAAAGCTCACACGCTTACTTCAGTACTCTCTGAGTGGGCATGGGCGCATTTCT CTTATTTGCACAGTTACCCCTGCTTCCAGCAACACCGAAGAAACACATAATACATTAAAATTTGCCCACAGGAGCAAGCATGTCGAGTTGAAAGCTTCTCAAAATAAG ATAATTGATGAGAAGTCCTTGATAAAGAAGTATCAAAAGGAGATAACATGCTTGAAAGAAGAGCTGCAACAACTGAGACGTGGAATGATGGGAAATGGGTACATTCTTCCCACGGATCAGGAGGATCTTGTTAATCTAAAACTTCAG CTTGAGGCTGGCCAAGTCAAACTCCAGTCAAGGTTAGAACAGGAAGAGGAAGCAAAAGCAGCATTGATGGGTAGAATTCAGAGGTTAACAAAACTGATACTGGTATCAACCAAAAGTTCAATATCCTCAAAAGTTTCAGGACAGGCTAGCCTCCGCCGACGGCATTCATTTGGGGAAGATGAG CTTGCTTATTTACCTGATCGTAAGCGGGAGTACTCCATAGAGGATGATGATATTAGCCTTGATTCAGAGTTTTCGATTGAAGCAAAACTTGATTCTAACAATTCTGACGAGCCTGCTAGATTTGATAGAAGGAATCGCAAACGTGGAATGCTTGGTTGGTTCAAACTAAAG AAGTCAGAGCAATTATCTGGGCTATCACCTAGTGCCGATAGTGATAGCACTGCTAGCGGCTCGCCTTCCTTCTCCAGATCATCACAACAAAAGCACCTATTGCTTGACCTGAAGGATGGTCGAAGGAAATCTGTGACTAGGAAAGCAGACGATTCAGCACTCGGTGATTCTTTTCTGGAGAGGACTCAAGCTGGTGATTTGTTTAGTGCCGCACCCATAGTACGGCACCCTCTGCCG AGTGGAACAACTATTGTGGATCAAATAGATCTTCTCCAAGAGCAGGTCAAGATGCTGGCTGGGGAAGTCGCATTTTCTACAAGCTCACTCAAAAGGTTATTAGAGCAAGCAGCCAACAGCCCTGATGATTCACAATTTCAG GACCAAATTGAGAGATTGAAAAATGAAATCAGTGAAAAGAAATCACATATACATGTGTTAGAACAGCGCATAATGCAATCACTGGAAACTACTGATGACCCAGCTATTAGGACTGAAATGACCCAG ACCTTTTCAAGGTTGAGCACGCAATTGAGTGAGATGACATGTGAACTGGAG ATCATGTCTGCAGATAATAAAATTCTTCAAGATCAGCTACAAACAAAG GTATCAGAAAATGCAGAACTCCAAGAAACAGTTGCACAATTGAAGCGACAAATCAGTAATTTGTTGAAGGCCTCTAAGAGTGAGAATAATGTGGCCGATACGCAGTTTAGTGAACCATCAACGTCAAGAAGTTATCCTAAGGATCAGGCAGATGAATTCTCAAGTCATGAGAACATTCCCTCTAGAACAGCGGAAGAAAATAAGGTGTCGCCATTAAAATCTCAAGTGCTCATGCAG GCTGCAGAAATTGAGAATTTGAAGCAAGACAAGCTGAGGCTGACGGAAGAGAAAGATGGGCTAGAAATTCAGAGTCAAAAGCTGGCTGAAGAATCGTACTATGCTAAAGAATTGGCAGCTGCCGCTGCAGTCGAACTAAAAAATCTGGCAGAAGAAGTTACCAGGCTTTCTTACGAAAATGCAAAGCTGGCTGCAGACTTTACTGCAGCCAAAGAGCTTACTGCATCAGTCACAAGGGGCAATGACACAAAACGCCGTGATCAAGATAATGGAATTTTGGTTGAGGAGATGCAGAAAGAGTTGGTTGCTAGTTGCCAGCGAGAGGCTGCCTTAGAAGACACATTATCGCAAAAGGCCCGAAGGGAAAATGAGCTTCTGAAGATAATTGATGATGCAAAGTGCCATGAGCATGATTTGGAAAATGAACTGGAAAACATGTGGGCCCTTGTTTCAAAGATAAAGAAAGAAAGCTCTCAGGATGATTTGTTCGAATTTAAATCAAAGCAAAACGGCTTTCATTCATCGAAGACTGATACTGGTAGAATCCTAAGTGATATGGAAGCTTCAGATAATTGGAAATGGGATGGCATCAGTACTTTGGAAGAAGCCAAAGCTGCATACAATTTTGAAAGAAGGCGCTGCAAAGAGTTGGAAAACGCAATGTCTAGATTGAAG GGTGAAGATATCAGAGGCTTGGAGGTTAAAGTCCTTGAGGAGCTACAAAATTTTCATGTGGAAGCACTGTCGAGGATTTGCCAAGAAAAG ATGGCAAAGCAGGTGCTATAG
- the LOC123053347 gene encoding kinesin-like protein KIN-7E, chloroplastic isoform X2, with amino-acid sequence MSSSSKSTRSSISPFRSRRSSAVAAPAAPPATRTSSGGRASTPASSARPTTPSSSSGGRPTTPSAAFARPATPTSARPTTPSSTASARPTTPSSVSSRATGRAPSAAAVDASNAKENIMVTVRFRPLSPREINKGDEVAWYADGDNMVRNEYNPSIAYAFDKVFGPATTTRRVYDVAAQHVVSGAMEGINGTVFAYGVTSSGKTHTMHGEQKSPGIIPLAVKDVFSIIQDTPGREFLLRVSYLEIYNEVINDLLDPTGQNLRIREDAQGTYVEGIKEEVVLSPAHALSLIASGEEHRHVGSNNFNLVSSRSHTIFTLTIESSPSGETEEEEVRLCQLNLIDLAGSESSKTETTGLRRKEGSYINKSLLTLGTVIAKLTDGKATHIPYRDSKLTRLLQYSLSGHGRISLICTVTPASSNTEETHNTLKFAHRSKHVELKASQNKIIDEKSLIKKYQKEITCLKEELQQLRRGMMGNGYILPTDQEDLVNLKLQLEAGQVKLQSRLEQEEEAKAALMGRIQRLTKLILVSTKSSISSKVSGQASLRRRHSFGEDELAYLPDRKREYSIEDDDISLDSEFSIEAKLDSNNSDEPARFDRRNRKRGMLGWFKLKSEQLSGLSPSADSDSTASGSPSFSRSSQQKHLLLDLKDGRRKSVTRKADDSALGDSFLERTQAGDLFSAAPIVRHPLPSGTTIVDQIDLLQEQVKMLAGEVAFSTSSLKRLLEQAANSPDDSQFQDQIERLKNEISEKKSHIHVLEQRIMQSLETTDDPAIRTEMTQTFSRLSTQLSEMTCELEIMSADNKILQDQLQTKVSENAELQETVAQLKRQISNLLKASKSENNVADTQFSEPSTSRSYPKDQADEFSSHENIPSRTAEENKVSPLKSQVLMQAAEIENLKQDKLRLTEEKDGLEIQSQKLAEESYYAKELAAAAAVELKNLAEEVTRLSYENAKLAADFTAAKELTASVTRGNDTKRRDQDNGILVEEMQKELVASCQREAALEDTLSQKARRENELLKIIDDAKCHEHDLENELENMWALVSKIKKESSQDDLFEFKSKQNGFHSSKTDTGRILSDMEASDNWKWDGISTLEEAKAAYNFERRRCKELENAMSRLKGEDIRGLEVKVLEELQNFHVEALSRICQEKMAKQVL; translated from the exons ATGTCGTCGTCGTCGAAATCGACGCGCTCCAGCATTTCCCCTTTCCGATCCCGCCGCTCGTCCGCGGTGGCGGCGCCCGCGGCGCCTCCAGCGACGAGGACCTCGTCGGGAGGCCGCGcgtccaccccagcctcctccgcgcGGCCCACCACCCCGTCGTCTTCCTCCGGTGGCCGCCCCACCACTCCCTCCGCCGCCTTCGCGCGCCCCGCCACCCCTACCTCCGCGCGGCCCACCACGCCTTCCTCTACCGCCTCCGCGCGGCCAACCACGCCTTCGTCGGTTTCCTCGCGAGCGACCGGGAGGGCGCCGTCCGccgcggcggtggacgcgtccaaTGCCAAAGAGAACATCATGGTCACCGTCCGCTTCCGCCCCCTCAG TCCTAGAGAGATCAACAAGGGGGACGAGGTGGCTTGGTATGCTGATGGTGACAACATGGTGCGTAATGAGTACAACCCGAGTATCGCCTATGCTTTTG ATAAAGTTTTTGGTCCAGCTACTACAACTCGCCGTGTATATGATGTTGCTGCTCAGCATGTTGTAAGTGGTGCCATGGAAGGAATCAATG GAACTGTTTTTGCATATGGTGTCACTAGTAGCGGGAAAACTCATACAATGCAT GGAGAGCAAAAATCGCCTGGAATTATCCCATTGGCAGTGAAGGATGTGTTCAGCATTATTCAAGAT ACACCTGGACGAGAGTTTCTTCTGCGAGTGTCATATCTCGAAATTTACAATGAG GTTATAAATGATTTACTTGATCCGACAGGACAGAATCTCAGAATTCGAGAAGATGCACAG GGAACCTATGTGGAAGGGATTAAAGAAGAGGTCGTTTTATCACCTGCACACGCACTCTCTCTGATAGCATCTGGAGAAG AGCACAGACATGTTGGATCCAACAACTTCAATCTTGTCAGTAGTCGGAGCCATACTATCTTCACATTG ACCATTGAGAGCAGCCCCTCTGGTGAAACTGAAGAGGAAGAAGTCAGATTGTGCCAATTG AACTTAATTGATCTGGCTGGCTCTGAGAGTTCCAAGACTGAAACAACTGGATTACGTCGTAAAGAAGGTTCATACATAAACAAAAGCCTGCTCACTCTTGGAACT GTTATTGCTAAACTTACAGATGGTAAGGCCACCCATATTCCCTATAGAGATTCAAAGCTCACACGCTTACTTCAGTACTCTCTGAGTGGGCATGGGCGCATTTCT CTTATTTGCACAGTTACCCCTGCTTCCAGCAACACCGAAGAAACACATAATACATTAAAATTTGCCCACAGGAGCAAGCATGTCGAGTTGAAAGCTTCTCAAAATAAG ATAATTGATGAGAAGTCCTTGATAAAGAAGTATCAAAAGGAGATAACATGCTTGAAAGAAGAGCTGCAACAACTGAGACGTGGAATGATGGGAAATGGGTACATTCTTCCCACGGATCAGGAGGATCTTGTTAATCTAAAACTTCAG CTTGAGGCTGGCCAAGTCAAACTCCAGTCAAGGTTAGAACAGGAAGAGGAAGCAAAAGCAGCATTGATGGGTAGAATTCAGAGGTTAACAAAACTGATACTGGTATCAACCAAAAGTTCAATATCCTCAAAAGTTTCAGGACAGGCTAGCCTCCGCCGACGGCATTCATTTGGGGAAGATGAG CTTGCTTATTTACCTGATCGTAAGCGGGAGTACTCCATAGAGGATGATGATATTAGCCTTGATTCAGAGTTTTCGATTGAAGCAAAACTTGATTCTAACAATTCTGACGAGCCTGCTAGATTTGATAGAAGGAATCGCAAACGTGGAATGCTTGGTTGGTTCAAACTAAAG TCAGAGCAATTATCTGGGCTATCACCTAGTGCCGATAGTGATAGCACTGCTAGCGGCTCGCCTTCCTTCTCCAGATCATCACAACAAAAGCACCTATTGCTTGACCTGAAGGATGGTCGAAGGAAATCTGTGACTAGGAAAGCAGACGATTCAGCACTCGGTGATTCTTTTCTGGAGAGGACTCAAGCTGGTGATTTGTTTAGTGCCGCACCCATAGTACGGCACCCTCTGCCG AGTGGAACAACTATTGTGGATCAAATAGATCTTCTCCAAGAGCAGGTCAAGATGCTGGCTGGGGAAGTCGCATTTTCTACAAGCTCACTCAAAAGGTTATTAGAGCAAGCAGCCAACAGCCCTGATGATTCACAATTTCAG GACCAAATTGAGAGATTGAAAAATGAAATCAGTGAAAAGAAATCACATATACATGTGTTAGAACAGCGCATAATGCAATCACTGGAAACTACTGATGACCCAGCTATTAGGACTGAAATGACCCAG ACCTTTTCAAGGTTGAGCACGCAATTGAGTGAGATGACATGTGAACTGGAG ATCATGTCTGCAGATAATAAAATTCTTCAAGATCAGCTACAAACAAAG GTATCAGAAAATGCAGAACTCCAAGAAACAGTTGCACAATTGAAGCGACAAATCAGTAATTTGTTGAAGGCCTCTAAGAGTGAGAATAATGTGGCCGATACGCAGTTTAGTGAACCATCAACGTCAAGAAGTTATCCTAAGGATCAGGCAGATGAATTCTCAAGTCATGAGAACATTCCCTCTAGAACAGCGGAAGAAAATAAGGTGTCGCCATTAAAATCTCAAGTGCTCATGCAG GCTGCAGAAATTGAGAATTTGAAGCAAGACAAGCTGAGGCTGACGGAAGAGAAAGATGGGCTAGAAATTCAGAGTCAAAAGCTGGCTGAAGAATCGTACTATGCTAAAGAATTGGCAGCTGCCGCTGCAGTCGAACTAAAAAATCTGGCAGAAGAAGTTACCAGGCTTTCTTACGAAAATGCAAAGCTGGCTGCAGACTTTACTGCAGCCAAAGAGCTTACTGCATCAGTCACAAGGGGCAATGACACAAAACGCCGTGATCAAGATAATGGAATTTTGGTTGAGGAGATGCAGAAAGAGTTGGTTGCTAGTTGCCAGCGAGAGGCTGCCTTAGAAGACACATTATCGCAAAAGGCCCGAAGGGAAAATGAGCTTCTGAAGATAATTGATGATGCAAAGTGCCATGAGCATGATTTGGAAAATGAACTGGAAAACATGTGGGCCCTTGTTTCAAAGATAAAGAAAGAAAGCTCTCAGGATGATTTGTTCGAATTTAAATCAAAGCAAAACGGCTTTCATTCATCGAAGACTGATACTGGTAGAATCCTAAGTGATATGGAAGCTTCAGATAATTGGAAATGGGATGGCATCAGTACTTTGGAAGAAGCCAAAGCTGCATACAATTTTGAAAGAAGGCGCTGCAAAGAGTTGGAAAACGCAATGTCTAGATTGAAG GGTGAAGATATCAGAGGCTTGGAGGTTAAAGTCCTTGAGGAGCTACAAAATTTTCATGTGGAAGCACTGTCGAGGATTTGCCAAGAAAAG ATGGCAAAGCAGGTGCTATAG